One part of the Eubalaena glacialis isolate mEubGla1 chromosome 19, mEubGla1.1.hap2.+ XY, whole genome shotgun sequence genome encodes these proteins:
- the LOC133080865 gene encoding testis-expressed protein 19-like has protein sequence MCPPVSMRCEAEGMSYLHTSWMYELQHGSQLRVCFACFKAAFLDLRQLLEPEDWEDEGWDPELMDHTEAGSEQGASPGMGPSWGQGQGQPAQGGSVDWGSGTLASGPVESEEVGLDDHFVPTELEPQDATALGLGAEDADWTQSLPWRFGGLPTCSHWPSPSPPWQEVFKVDLPPAGAHGIGAGHHPGHGPC, from the coding sequence ATGTGCCCCCCAGTCAGCATGCGGTGTGAGGCGGAGGGCATGTCCTACCTCCACACGTCCTGGATGTATGAGCTTCAACATGGCAGCCAGCTAAGGGTCTGCTTCGCTTGCTTCAAGGCTGCCTTTCTGGACCTTAGACAGTTGCTGGAGCCGGAAGACTGGGAAGATGAAGGTTGGGACCCTGAGCTGATGGACCACACTGAGGCAGGGTCTGAGCAGGGGGCATCCCCGGGGATGGGACCAAGCTGGGGGCAGGGCCAAGGGCAGCCTGCACAGGGTGGGTCTGTGGACTGGGGGTCGGGCACCCTGGCGTCAGGCCCTGTGGAGTCAGAAGAGGTGGGCCTGGACGATCACTTTGTGCCCACCGAGCTGGAGCCTCAGGATGCCACAGCCCTGGGCCTGGGTGCTGAGGATGCTGACTGGACCCAAAGCCTTCCCTGGAGATTTGGGGGACTCCCTACCTGCTCACACTGGCCAAGCCCCTCTCCTCCATGGCAGGAGGTTTTCAAAGTGGACCTGCCCCCGGCGGGAGCCCATGGTATTGGAGCTGGGCACCACCCGGGCCACGGACCCTGTTGA